In one Gopherus evgoodei ecotype Sinaloan lineage chromosome 1, rGopEvg1_v1.p, whole genome shotgun sequence genomic region, the following are encoded:
- the LOC115646520 gene encoding OX-2 membrane glycoprotein-like: protein MCLQRVWWAELWLIVLWILCPLRAPFTGASEAVRCERVPAAALGEDVTLKCNFIPSFDVLQVTWQKLEGSSFKNIATYSKAHGTKSIGPFNKRVSFNDTSLKASSITFRGVILEVETCYKCIFNAFPHGSFSRETCLIVHSISPVRTELHSNTSTPGVLTAVCSATAKPAPEITWKPEGILIGQPQIHGVKNANGTVTVTSTCIVSVRLLRSKNFQALTCVINHPMGRKEEIIDPLEEYEVANPWKFSAQENPIFKIKGESKKNTGTQSNVSRRKRRE, encoded by the exons GTGCCAGTGAAGCAGTGAGATGTGAGAGAGTTCCTGCAGCAGCCTTAGGTGAAGATGTGACCCTGAAATGTAACTTTATACCCTCTTTCGATGTTTTACAAGTCACCTGGCAGAAGTTGGAAGGCTCTTCATTCAAAAACATAGCTACCTACAGCAAGGCACATGGAACTAAATCCATAGGGCCTTTCAATAAGAGAGTTTCTTTCAATGATACAAGTCTGAAAGCATCATCCATCACTTTTCGTGGTGTGATATTGGAGGTTGAAACCTGTTATAAGTGCATCTTCAACGCATTTCCACATGGCTCCTTCAGCAGAGAAACTTGCCTCATTGTACATT CAATTTCTCCAGTAAGAACTGAACTCCATTCAAACACTAGCACCCCAGGGGTCCTGACTGCAGTCTGCTCAGCTACAGCAAAACCTGCCCCAGAAATCACATGGAAGCCTGAGGGCATCCTGATTGGCCAGCCTCAGATACATGGAGTTAAGAATGCAAATGGCACAGTAACCGTGACAAGCACATGCATCGTCTCTGTGAGGCTCCTGAGATCGAAGAACTTCCAGGCTTTGACTTGTGTAATAAATCACCCTATGGGAAGGAAAGAGGAGATAATTGACCCACTAGAAGAATATGAAG TGGCAAACCCCTGGAAGTTTTCAGCGCAAGAGAACCCCATTTTCAAAATCAAAGGAGAGTCAAAGAAAAACACTGGTACCCAGAGCAATGTTtccagaagaaaaagaagagaatga